The Halapricum desulfuricans genome includes a region encoding these proteins:
- a CDS encoding galactokinase: protein MSDEYSYRVRSPGRVNLIGEHTDYTGGYVLPMATDLHTQLEAAPDDDVTVYSAALEEQRTFSTTDRERDDDWTDYVKGCYAVLEAEGHRPGGFRGELSGDLPLGSGLSSSASLELAVMAFLNEAYDLGLSRERLAELSQRVENDFVGVSCGIMDQFAVALGEANHALHLDTGTMEYETVPFPEDVQVVVFHTGVERELVDSAYNQRRETVEAAMKTLGVDSSVELEADDLDGLTPRQRQRLGYVVRENDRVDRAVEVLESGDVGAFGNLLVKAHHDIAENYEASCPELDYVVEAAVKQGAYGARLTGAGWGGAAIALVDASEAETFAKSLQEEYEYRFPEHDPAVHLIAPSDGVSVSRM, encoded by the coding sequence ATGAGCGACGAATACAGCTATCGCGTGCGTTCGCCGGGTCGCGTGAACCTGATCGGGGAACACACCGATTACACGGGCGGCTACGTCCTCCCGATGGCGACAGACCTCCACACGCAACTGGAGGCGGCGCCGGACGACGACGTGACCGTATACTCGGCGGCGCTCGAGGAGCAACGGACGTTTTCGACGACTGATCGCGAGCGAGACGACGACTGGACCGACTACGTCAAGGGCTGCTACGCAGTCCTCGAAGCGGAAGGGCACCGACCCGGCGGCTTCCGGGGCGAGTTGTCCGGCGATCTGCCGCTGGGATCCGGTCTGAGTTCCTCGGCGAGTCTCGAACTCGCGGTCATGGCCTTTCTGAACGAGGCGTACGACCTCGGACTGTCCCGCGAGCGACTGGCCGAACTGAGCCAGCGCGTCGAGAACGACTTCGTCGGCGTCTCCTGTGGCATCATGGACCAGTTCGCCGTCGCGCTGGGCGAGGCAAATCACGCCCTGCATCTCGACACTGGCACCATGGAGTACGAGACGGTCCCGTTCCCGGAGGACGTCCAGGTCGTCGTCTTTCACACGGGCGTCGAGCGCGAGCTCGTCGACTCGGCGTACAACCAGCGCCGCGAAACCGTCGAGGCGGCGATGAAAACGCTGGGCGTCGATTCCTCGGTCGAACTCGAAGCCGACGACCTCGACGGGCTCACGCCACGCCAGCGCCAGCGACTGGGCTATGTCGTCCGGGAGAACGACCGTGTCGACCGAGCTGTCGAAGTCCTCGAAAGCGGTGACGTCGGAGCGTTTGGGAACCTTCTAGTGAAGGCACATCACGACATCGCCGAGAACTACGAGGCCAGCTGTCCGGAGCTGGATTATGTCGTTGAGGCCGCTGTCAAGCAGGGAGCCTACGGCGCACGGCTGACCGGCGCCGGCTGGGGCGGCGCAGCGATCGCCCTCGTTGACGCCTCCGAAGCAGAAACCTTCGCGAAGTCGCTGCAGGAGGAGTACGAGTATCGGTTCCCCGAGCACGATCCGGCCGTCCACCTGATCGCGCCCTCTGACGGTGTCTCCGTCTCCAGAATGTGA
- a CDS encoding carbohydrate ABC transporter permease, producing MATRTDSEDRNLVQRIDAWLGEDMSPRRALGVYLVLGLYFAFLLLPVIYMALVSFTSQDFLFSSELIPSLGDLTLANYETVLSRGDFRTYFMNSMIVATSTTLLVLTVGILAGYSMSRFDYPGRNGLLYAFLSTQMLPIVLILIPFYILMFSLDLVDSLLGIVIAHSVIGIPLGTWLLKGYIDDIPESLDEAAKMDGCSHLSIIRRIILPLAMPGIAVAGFYTFILSWNDFLLVSILSQTAGTRTLPFGLQLFQAQNTVAWNLLIAAAVITMAPVILLFAVAQKWVVEGLASGGMKGN from the coding sequence ATGGCAACCCGCACGGACTCTGAAGACCGCAACCTCGTTCAGCGAATCGACGCATGGTTAGGCGAAGACATGTCTCCGCGCCGTGCGCTCGGTGTGTATCTCGTGCTAGGGTTGTATTTTGCGTTCCTGCTGCTGCCGGTCATCTACATGGCTCTGGTTTCGTTCACTAGCCAGGACTTCCTGTTCTCCTCGGAGCTGATCCCGTCGCTCGGTGATCTCACTCTCGCAAACTACGAGACGGTCCTCTCACGAGGTGATTTCCGGACGTACTTCATGAACTCGATGATTGTCGCCACGTCGACGACGTTGCTGGTGTTGACTGTGGGAATCCTGGCCGGATACTCGATGAGCCGGTTCGACTATCCGGGACGGAACGGACTCCTGTACGCGTTCCTCTCGACGCAGATGCTCCCGATCGTACTCATCTTGATTCCGTTCTACATCTTGATGTTCTCACTGGATCTCGTCGATTCGCTGCTCGGTATCGTCATCGCTCATTCGGTCATTGGAATTCCGCTCGGTACGTGGCTTCTCAAGGGGTATATCGACGATATTCCCGAATCACTCGACGAGGCCGCGAAAATGGACGGCTGTTCGCACCTGAGCATCATACGGCGGATCATCCTCCCGCTTGCGATGCCCGGAATCGCCGTCGCTGGCTTCTACACGTTCATTCTATCGTGGAACGACTTCTTGCTGGTGTCCATTCTCTCACAGACGGCAGGGACCCGAACGCTACCGTTCGGCCTGCAGCTGTTTCAGGCCCAGAATACCGTCGCGTGGAATCTACTGATTGCCGCTGCGGTTATCACGATGGCGCCGGTGATATTGCTGTTCGCAGTCGCCCAGAAATGGGTCGTTGAGGGACTCGCCAGCGGTGGTATGAAGGGTAACTGA
- a CDS encoding NAD-dependent epimerase/dehydratase family protein: MDLTDSRILITGGAGLIGAPLAERLVADNDVLVVDDLSNGIRESVPEQAEFLEGDLTDPDVVAEVVTGDLDAVFHLAADKYVNAERPREQFESNEAMTYNLLERMEEVGVENFLFTSSSTVYGEAPRPTPEDYAPLEPISEYGAAKLAEEGLLSVYAHTRGFTVWNFRFANIVGARYGAGVVPDFVYKLQEDSETLTILGDGRQEKSYMYIDDCIDAMCHVVEHADEPMNTYNLGTRTTTSVTRIAEIVSDELGIDPDYEYTGGDRGWEGDVPKMRLSVEKLAALGWEPTLSSDETIRQGVRDLLDDPENEPHLS, encoded by the coding sequence ATGGACCTCACCGATAGCCGCATTCTGATCACGGGCGGTGCCGGATTGATCGGTGCACCGCTGGCCGAACGCCTGGTCGCGGACAACGACGTGCTGGTCGTCGACGATCTCTCGAACGGGATCCGCGAGTCCGTTCCCGAGCAAGCCGAGTTCCTCGAGGGCGACCTGACCGATCCCGATGTCGTTGCGGAGGTCGTGACGGGCGATCTAGACGCGGTGTTTCACCTGGCGGCCGACAAGTACGTCAACGCCGAGCGGCCGCGCGAACAGTTCGAGTCCAACGAGGCGATGACGTACAACCTGCTGGAGCGTATGGAAGAGGTCGGCGTCGAGAACTTCCTGTTTACCTCTTCGTCGACGGTCTACGGCGAGGCGCCGCGGCCGACGCCCGAGGACTATGCGCCCTTGGAGCCGATCAGCGAGTACGGCGCGGCGAAACTCGCTGAAGAGGGCTTGCTCTCAGTATATGCGCACACGCGCGGTTTCACGGTCTGGAACTTCCGGTTTGCCAACATCGTCGGGGCCCGTTATGGCGCGGGTGTCGTCCCGGATTTCGTCTACAAACTGCAGGAAGATTCTGAGACCCTGACGATTCTCGGTGACGGTCGACAGGAGAAATCCTATATGTACATCGATGACTGCATCGACGCGATGTGCCACGTAGTCGAGCACGCCGACGAGCCAATGAATACCTACAATCTGGGGACGCGAACGACAACGTCAGTCACCCGGATCGCCGAGATCGTCAGCGACGAGTTAGGCATCGATCCCGACTACGAGTACACAGGTGGGGACCGCGGCTGGGAAGGCGACGTACCGAAAATGCGCCTCTCGGTCGAGAAACTGGCCGCGCTGGGCTGGGAACCTACCCTCTCTAGCGACGAAACTATCCGCCAGGGCGTGCGCGATCTGCTTGACGATCCCGAGAACGAACCCCACCTGAGTTAG
- a CDS encoding beta-galactosidase, whose amino-acid sequence MTVGVCYFPEHWPRQRWERDIEQMAAAGLEYVRMAEFSWGRIEPERGQFDFEWLDEAIELIGDHGMEVILCTPTATPPKWLVDERPEILQEDPDGTVREFGSRRHYCFNSPAYCEETERIVTRMAQRYADNPHVAGWQTDNEYGCHETVRCYCEDCSDAFSEWLADRHGDVDALNEAWGTTFWSQQYPDFEAVEPPGPTPAEHHPSRLLAYYRFASDSVVEYNRLQTEILREINGDWLVTHNFMGHFSTLDAYDVADDLDLVSWDSYPTGFVQDRREAEATVEELRAGDPDQVGLNHDLYRGALEQPFWVMEQQPGDVNWPPHAPQPAEGAMRLWAHHAVAHGGDAVLYFRWRRCRQGQEQYHAGLRKQDGSPDRGYAEASDAAQELFDLGAVDAPVALLHSYESLWATNIQPHAPEFDYWTHVGTYYRALRRRGVQVDIVPPDRDLDGYAAVVAPTLYLLEDALATRLEAYVEDGGQLLVGARSGEKGPYNKLPDALQPGPLADLIGASVTQHESLPVQVPTQVVYDGDEYDYRTWAEWLDPDDATVRGQHRSGLGDGQPAIVDATRGQGRATYCGVWPERGLTDALVDDLLERAGVTTHAPLPDGVRVAERDGHVWVTNFTDAPLSVDVPNAATWLIGDERVGAYDVSVFEGTLGDVTVTRE is encoded by the coding sequence ATGACAGTCGGAGTCTGTTATTTCCCTGAACACTGGCCGCGCCAGCGCTGGGAGCGGGATATCGAGCAGATGGCGGCAGCCGGACTGGAGTACGTCCGCATGGCCGAGTTCTCCTGGGGACGGATCGAACCCGAGCGCGGCCAGTTCGACTTCGAGTGGCTCGACGAGGCGATCGAGTTGATCGGCGATCACGGGATGGAGGTCATCCTCTGTACCCCGACCGCGACGCCGCCGAAGTGGCTCGTCGACGAGCGTCCCGAGATCCTGCAGGAGGACCCCGACGGAACCGTCCGAGAGTTCGGTAGCCGTCGCCACTACTGTTTCAACTCTCCGGCCTACTGCGAGGAGACTGAACGGATCGTCACCCGGATGGCACAGCGCTACGCGGACAACCCACACGTCGCGGGCTGGCAGACCGACAACGAGTACGGCTGTCACGAGACCGTCCGGTGTTACTGTGAGGACTGCTCGGATGCGTTCAGTGAATGGCTCGCTGACCGTCACGGCGACGTCGACGCGCTCAACGAGGCTTGGGGGACGACTTTCTGGAGCCAGCAGTACCCCGACTTCGAGGCGGTCGAACCGCCGGGGCCGACGCCGGCCGAACACCATCCCTCGAGGCTGCTCGCGTACTACCGGTTCGCCAGCGACAGCGTCGTCGAGTACAACCGCCTGCAGACAGAGATCCTCCGGGAGATCAACGGCGACTGGCTGGTGACACACAACTTCATGGGGCATTTCTCGACGCTTGACGCCTACGACGTAGCCGACGATCTGGACCTCGTCTCGTGGGACTCCTATCCGACGGGGTTCGTCCAAGACCGCCGCGAAGCCGAGGCGACCGTGGAGGAGTTACGGGCGGGCGATCCGGATCAGGTCGGGCTGAACCACGACCTCTACCGCGGTGCACTGGAGCAGCCGTTCTGGGTGATGGAACAGCAACCGGGCGACGTCAACTGGCCGCCGCACGCCCCCCAGCCCGCCGAGGGCGCGATGCGTCTGTGGGCACACCACGCGGTCGCCCACGGCGGCGACGCCGTGCTCTACTTCCGGTGGCGACGCTGTCGACAGGGCCAAGAGCAGTACCACGCGGGCCTGCGAAAACAAGACGGGTCGCCCGACCGCGGTTATGCGGAAGCGAGCGACGCCGCCCAGGAACTGTTTGATCTCGGAGCCGTGGACGCCCCAGTTGCGTTGCTCCACAGTTACGAGAGTCTCTGGGCCACAAATATTCAGCCCCACGCGCCGGAGTTCGACTACTGGACGCACGTGGGAACCTATTACCGAGCGTTGCGCCGCCGCGGCGTGCAGGTGGACATCGTTCCTCCGGATCGCGATCTCGATGGGTACGCGGCTGTCGTCGCGCCGACGCTGTATCTCCTTGAAGACGCGCTAGCGACCCGGCTGGAAGCGTACGTCGAGGACGGTGGACAACTTCTGGTTGGCGCCCGAAGCGGCGAAAAGGGCCCGTACAATAAGTTGCCTGACGCCCTACAACCGGGGCCGCTCGCCGATCTGATCGGCGCGAGCGTCACCCAGCACGAGAGCCTCCCGGTGCAGGTACCGACGCAGGTCGTCTACGACGGCGACGAGTACGACTACCGGACGTGGGCCGAGTGGCTCGACCCCGACGACGCAACGGTCCGTGGGCAACATCGCAGCGGTCTGGGCGACGGACAGCCAGCTATCGTCGACGCCACGCGCGGCCAGGGACGCGCCACGTACTGCGGCGTCTGGCCCGAGCGCGGACTGACCGACGCGCTCGTTGATGACCTCCTCGAGCGGGCTGGGGTCACGACCCACGCACCACTTCCCGACGGCGTTCGAGTCGCCGAGCGGGACGGGCACGTCTGGGTGACGAACTTCACGGACGCACCGCTGTCGGTCGATGTCCCGAACGCCGCTACCTGGCTCATCGGCGACGAGCGCGTCGGAGCCTACGATGTCAGCGTCTTCGAAGGCACGCTCGGAGACGTGACTGTGACACGCGAGTGA
- a CDS encoding carbohydrate ABC transporter permease: MATQTESQFSRYREEFSSFLTDTWIGYAFVFPAALLLAVVIGYPTLRGLYLAFFEVSLLSPNEMEFIGLQHFRALATDPIFKAALWHTVLLTALAVSFQYLLGLGLALALKEKVPGAGVFRSLSMVTWVMPIIVMVIIFRFMVQNGFGPVNIVLDSLGMETTYWFGEPGVAFPLIVVMHVWRNVPFYAISLLAAMNSIPKEQYEAARLDGAGPLERFRYITLPQISYVSMIMIVLHVTFTFKNFDIVYLATGGGPLGNTEVLATYVYKQAFQQYALGYGASIGVVMLILMLTFTIVYVKLEEVE; encoded by the coding sequence ATGGCAACGCAGACAGAGTCGCAATTCAGCCGATACAGGGAGGAGTTCTCGTCGTTTCTCACGGACACGTGGATCGGCTACGCGTTCGTGTTTCCGGCGGCGCTACTCCTCGCTGTCGTCATCGGCTATCCCACGCTCCGTGGGCTCTATCTGGCGTTTTTCGAGGTGTCGTTACTGAGTCCCAACGAGATGGAGTTCATCGGCCTGCAGCACTTCCGTGCACTCGCGACCGATCCGATATTCAAAGCCGCGCTGTGGCATACGGTCCTGTTGACCGCGCTGGCCGTCTCGTTCCAGTACCTCCTGGGACTCGGATTGGCTCTGGCACTGAAAGAGAAAGTTCCCGGTGCCGGGGTCTTCAGGAGTCTCTCGATGGTGACCTGGGTGATGCCGATCATCGTGATGGTCATCATCTTCCGATTTATGGTCCAGAACGGATTCGGCCCGGTCAACATCGTCCTCGATAGTCTGGGGATGGAGACGACCTACTGGTTCGGCGAACCAGGCGTGGCGTTCCCGCTGATCGTGGTCATGCACGTCTGGCGGAACGTCCCGTTCTACGCGATTTCACTGCTAGCTGCGATGAACTCCATCCCGAAAGAACAGTACGAGGCTGCACGGCTGGACGGTGCCGGCCCGCTCGAGCGCTTCCGGTACATCACGCTGCCCCAGATATCCTACGTATCGATGATCATGATCGTATTGCACGTCACGTTCACGTTCAAGAACTTCGATATCGTCTACCTCGCAACCGGCGGTGGACCGCTGGGGAATACTGAAGTGCTTGCCACGTACGTCTACAAGCAGGCGTTCCAGCAGTACGCGCTCGGGTACGGTGCCAGTATCGGTGTCGTGATGCTGATCCTGATGCTCACATTTACTATCGTCTACGTCAAACTGGAGGAGGTCGAGTAA
- a CDS encoding archaea-specific SMC-related protein produces the protein MSDSKNVEEGATISARNIGGIDDTTVDLHPGVNVLAGRNATNRTSFLQAIMAAIGSRNVALKGDADEAEVELTIGDSTYRRRLIRQNENVRFEGGPYLDDPELADLFAFLLESNEARRAVATGANLRDLIMRPVDTEEIKSKITRLESEKDEIDEEIEAIEQRKQRLPELESEQTRLEAEIEETQAALSEKEAEIDAADADVQTQRREQKQLEEKLEALREARNDLEDIRYELETERESIESLKQDRATLREELDALPETPDKTIDHLDEEIERLRERRRRLDSEINSLQSTVRFNEEMLEGERTDVYEAMTDDDGHTTDDLLSDDVVCWTCGSEVPRDQIEGTIEDLRTLRQEKLDTKREMTDELDELKADKEGLEGQRARRHEYQRRLSETEDELQQREERIEQLKARRSEVETTIQDLESDVEALESEQFEEILDLHQEANELEYELGRLETDLEDVNDEIEGIESRLDDQSELEAERERISQELTDLRTRVETLEEDAIEAFNDHMEGVLDTLNYDNLERIWLERVQREVRDGRRKAIKTFFELHVVRSTASGVTYEDTIDHLSESEREVTGLVFALAGYLVHDVHEKVPFVLLDSLEAIDSERIADLVDHFSDFPDYLLVALLPEDAQALDDNYARIRSL, from the coding sequence ATGTCTGATTCAAAAAATGTTGAGGAAGGGGCAACTATCTCTGCCCGAAATATCGGAGGAATCGACGACACAACGGTCGACTTACACCCTGGAGTAAACGTCCTAGCTGGTCGGAACGCGACCAATCGGACGTCATTCCTGCAGGCAATTATGGCTGCAATCGGCAGTCGCAATGTCGCGTTGAAAGGCGACGCCGACGAAGCAGAAGTGGAACTGACGATAGGTGACTCGACGTACCGTCGACGGCTGATTCGTCAAAACGAGAACGTCCGATTCGAGGGGGGGCCGTATCTCGACGATCCGGAACTCGCTGATCTGTTTGCTTTTCTCCTGGAATCGAACGAAGCCCGGCGCGCAGTCGCGACCGGGGCGAACCTGCGCGATCTCATTATGCGGCCAGTCGATACTGAAGAAATTAAATCGAAAATTACCCGCCTTGAATCGGAGAAAGACGAGATCGATGAAGAGATCGAGGCGATTGAACAGCGCAAGCAGAGACTCCCCGAACTGGAGTCCGAACAGACGCGTCTCGAAGCGGAAATTGAGGAGACGCAGGCGGCACTCTCCGAGAAGGAGGCCGAGATCGACGCTGCGGACGCCGATGTGCAGACACAACGTCGCGAACAAAAGCAACTCGAAGAGAAACTCGAAGCACTTCGTGAGGCGCGTAACGATCTCGAAGATATCCGCTACGAGTTAGAGACCGAACGGGAAAGTATCGAGTCGCTCAAGCAGGATCGGGCGACTCTTCGCGAGGAACTCGACGCGCTCCCAGAGACACCTGACAAAACAATCGACCACCTCGACGAAGAGATCGAGAGACTACGTGAGCGACGCCGACGGCTGGATAGCGAGATCAACTCGCTGCAGAGCACTGTTCGGTTCAACGAGGAGATGCTCGAAGGCGAACGGACCGACGTCTATGAGGCGATGACTGATGATGATGGTCACACGACCGACGACCTCCTGAGCGACGACGTCGTCTGCTGGACATGTGGTTCCGAGGTGCCTCGCGATCAGATCGAGGGAACGATAGAAGACCTCCGGACCCTCCGACAAGAAAAGCTCGACACCAAACGGGAAATGACCGACGAGCTTGACGAGCTGAAAGCCGACAAGGAGGGACTGGAAGGACAACGTGCGCGCCGCCACGAGTACCAGCGGCGACTCTCGGAGACCGAAGACGAACTGCAACAGCGAGAGGAGCGTATCGAACAACTCAAAGCACGCCGCTCAGAGGTGGAAACGACAATCCAGGACCTAGAGAGTGATGTTGAGGCTCTCGAATCGGAGCAGTTTGAGGAGATTCTTGACCTCCATCAAGAGGCGAACGAACTCGAATACGAACTCGGACGCTTGGAGACTGACCTTGAAGACGTCAATGACGAGATCGAAGGCATCGAGTCACGTCTGGACGACCAGTCGGAACTCGAAGCCGAACGCGAGCGAATATCTCAGGAATTGACGGACCTTCGGACCCGCGTTGAGACTCTCGAGGAGGACGCCATCGAGGCGTTCAACGACCATATGGAGGGTGTCCTCGACACACTGAATTACGATAACCTCGAGCGGATTTGGCTTGAACGTGTCCAGCGCGAGGTTCGGGATGGCCGCCGGAAGGCAATCAAGACATTCTTCGAGCTACACGTCGTCCGTTCGACAGCCTCTGGTGTGACCTATGAAGACACAATAGATCACCTCAGCGAATCTGAGCGGGAAGTGACCGGCCTGGTATTTGCTCTCGCTGGATATCTCGTCCACGATGTCCACGAGAAAGTACCTTTTGTGCTGCTTGACTCGTTAGAAGCGATCGACTCCGAACGGATCGCTGACCTCGTCGATCACTTCAGCGACTTCCCTGACTATCTACTCGTCGCGCTCCTGCCCGAAGATGCGCAGGCACTCGACGACAACTACGCCCGGATCAGATCACTATGA
- a CDS encoding 2-hydroxyacid dehydrogenase, with translation MKTLVTANFSDDGIERLESLGLDVQFDPIEERDGRMPVEALKERLQGVKIFVSGFEGVPAELMDAATDLDLIACPRGGPEASVDIGAATERGIPVLYAPGRNAETVADHTLGLLLSITRNISLAHHRLHEGTYTGSPSADAAEGGEREDVTWGIGKDSPYVTLRGPELGSRTLGIIGFGRIGRRVAKRAKDGFNMDVIAYDPFVDHVEMEPFGAKKLTDLQKLCRRSDVVSLHAGVNPTSRDLVGPAEFEAMPDHAVFVNTARAAIIQEGSLVEALQNDEIWGAAMDVYHQEPIAEDDPLLEMDNVVTTPHIASASRDVIDRHSTLIAEDIEALLSGDDPMHVKNPEALKEFNLTLGE, from the coding sequence ATGAAGACACTTGTAACAGCGAATTTCTCGGACGACGGTATCGAGCGGCTCGAATCACTAGGCCTCGACGTCCAGTTCGATCCCATTGAGGAGCGTGACGGTCGGATGCCGGTCGAAGCGCTGAAGGAGCGGCTGCAGGGCGTGAAGATATTCGTTTCTGGCTTCGAAGGCGTGCCGGCGGAGTTGATGGACGCAGCCACCGATCTTGATCTAATCGCCTGCCCCCGCGGGGGGCCGGAAGCGAGCGTCGATATTGGGGCAGCCACCGAACGTGGGATTCCGGTTCTGTATGCTCCCGGCAGGAACGCAGAGACTGTCGCCGATCATACACTGGGATTGCTGCTAAGCATCACCCGAAATATTTCGCTTGCCCACCACCGGCTCCACGAGGGGACCTACACTGGGAGCCCCTCGGCGGATGCGGCCGAAGGAGGGGAGCGAGAGGACGTCACTTGGGGGATCGGTAAGGACTCGCCATACGTCACATTGCGCGGCCCCGAATTGGGCTCACGAACGCTTGGAATCATCGGGTTCGGTCGGATTGGTCGGCGGGTCGCAAAGCGTGCCAAGGATGGGTTCAATATGGACGTCATCGCGTACGATCCCTTCGTTGATCACGTCGAGATGGAGCCGTTTGGTGCTAAGAAGCTGACCGATCTGCAGAAGCTATGCCGACGGAGCGACGTTGTGAGCCTGCACGCGGGGGTAAATCCGACATCTCGCGACTTGGTCGGTCCCGCTGAATTCGAGGCGATGCCAGACCACGCTGTCTTCGTCAACACGGCCCGCGCGGCGATTATCCAGGAGGGGTCACTCGTCGAAGCTCTCCAGAACGACGAGATCTGGGGTGCGGCGATGGATGTCTATCATCAGGAGCCGATTGCCGAGGATGACCCGCTACTTGAGATGGACAACGTAGTTACGACACCACATATCGCGTCCGCGTCTAGGGATGTGATCGACCGTCACTCTACACTAATTGCCGAGGATATTGAGGCTCTCCTATCGGGAGACGACCCGATGCACGTAAAAAACCCTGAGGCCCTGAAAGAGTTCAACCTGACGCTCGGAGAGTGA
- the rdfA gene encoding rod-determining factor RdfA, whose amino-acid sequence MEQPSIGRADGGRPRVKVARVIEKYGLDGLGAELERRWLGKDEQRMSLRDLADYFNEQVLEAAIEGSDLSPIDTDVETLYQQLTDEDMSAGIRTRVERRLDRNGVDIEAVTSDFVTHQSIHTYLREYRNVSQPEATPEEQLDTARERIQKLQDRTAAVTEDALQSLQREGIVPEGDIDVLVDLQLVYTDTGEQYSIFEMLEDAAEE is encoded by the coding sequence ATGGAGCAGCCATCAATTGGCCGAGCCGATGGAGGACGACCGCGGGTCAAGGTCGCCCGTGTCATCGAAAAATACGGTCTCGACGGACTTGGCGCAGAGCTGGAGCGTCGGTGGCTTGGAAAAGACGAACAGCGGATGAGTCTCCGGGATCTTGCCGATTACTTCAACGAACAGGTACTAGAAGCGGCCATCGAGGGCAGCGACCTTAGCCCGATCGACACCGACGTCGAGACACTCTACCAGCAGTTGACCGACGAGGACATGAGCGCAGGGATCAGAACGCGCGTCGAACGACGACTCGACCGGAACGGTGTCGACATTGAGGCCGTCACGAGCGACTTCGTCACCCATCAGTCGATACACACCTACCTGCGGGAGTATCGAAACGTCAGCCAACCGGAGGCCACACCAGAGGAGCAACTGGATACCGCCCGCGAACGCATTCAGAAGCTCCAGGATAGGACGGCGGCCGTCACCGAAGATGCACTGCAGAGCCTCCAACGTGAGGGAATCGTCCCCGAAGGGGATATCGACGTACTCGTCGATCTACAGTTGGTCTATACTGATACCGGTGAGCAGTACAGTATCTTTGAAATGCTTGAGGATGCCGCCGAAGAGTAA
- the galT gene encoding galactose-1-phosphate uridylyltransferase: MTERRWDPTLQEWVITATHRQERTFKPPEDYCPFCPTEEGAEYPTAIPEPDYDMAVVENGFPSLQPDPPEPAVEGSDLLPAEPANGQCEVVLFTPEHDGTMSQEPVSRFVKLVKLWRDRYETLGEKADHEYVYIFENRGEDVGVTLHHPHGQIYAYPFVPPKIRTELQSSRDHLEEHGRCLFCDLLDAEREDDRRIVAENDAFTAVVPYFARWAYEVHIYANDHLPSLKHFDEKHERALGSLLKDIQLAYDGLFDGEMPYVMAMHQQPTNGTGEGYAHFHMELYPPKRTADKLKHLAGSELGAGTYINNKLAEESAAELRESLDAARE; this comes from the coding sequence ATGACTGAGCGCAGGTGGGATCCGACGCTCCAGGAGTGGGTCATCACGGCGACACATCGCCAGGAGCGGACGTTCAAGCCGCCCGAGGATTACTGTCCGTTTTGTCCCACTGAGGAGGGCGCAGAGTACCCGACGGCGATCCCCGAGCCGGACTACGACATGGCCGTCGTCGAGAATGGTTTCCCGTCGCTACAGCCCGATCCGCCCGAACCCGCCGTCGAAGGGTCCGACCTCCTACCTGCCGAGCCTGCCAACGGCCAGTGTGAGGTCGTCCTATTCACCCCCGAGCACGACGGCACGATGTCCCAGGAGCCGGTCTCGCGGTTCGTCAAGCTCGTCAAGCTCTGGCGGGATCGCTACGAAACCCTCGGCGAGAAGGCCGACCACGAGTACGTCTACATCTTCGAGAACCGCGGCGAAGACGTCGGCGTCACGCTGCACCATCCACACGGCCAGATCTACGCCTATCCGTTCGTCCCGCCGAAGATTCGCACGGAGCTCCAATCGAGTCGGGACCACCTCGAGGAACACGGACGCTGCCTGTTCTGTGACCTGCTCGATGCCGAACGCGAGGACGACCGGCGGATCGTCGCCGAGAACGACGCCTTCACTGCAGTCGTCCCGTACTTCGCGCGATGGGCGTACGAGGTGCACATCTACGCGAACGACCACCTCCCCTCGCTAAAGCACTTCGATGAGAAACACGAGCGGGCACTCGGATCGCTGCTCAAGGACATCCAGCTCGCATACGACGGCCTGTTCGACGGGGAAATGCCGTACGTGATGGCTATGCACCAGCAACCGACAAACGGGACCGGTGAAGGCTACGCCCACTTCCACATGGAGCTTTACCCGCCCAAACGTACTGCAGACAAGCTCAAGCACCTCGCCGGGAGCGAACTCGGCGCCGGAACCTACATCAACAACAAGCTCGCCGAAGAGTCGGCCGCTGAACTCCGCGAGAGCCTCGACGCTGCGCGGGAGTGA